A single window of Mycolicibacterium aurum DNA harbors:
- a CDS encoding TauD/TfdA dioxygenase family protein gives MSLLTINKLTESVGAEVTGVDPERLATDDLLGSAVLDALEDNGVLVFPRLGLDPEAQVAFCRRLGEIDHSSDGHHPVPGIYPVTLDTKKNASAAYLRATFDWHIDGCTPLHDECPQKATVLSAKQVADRGGETEFANSYAAFEAFTEDEKRRFLTLTVVHSLEASQSRVNPNPSPEELRRWRSRPTHEHPLVWTHRSGRKSLVLGASAHYVVGMDRDEGQALLAELLERATQPHLVYSHLWSVGDTVIWDNNGVLHRAAPYDPDSPREMLRTTVLGDEPIQ, from the coding sequence ATGAGTCTGCTCACCATCAACAAACTGACCGAATCCGTCGGCGCGGAGGTCACCGGGGTCGACCCCGAGCGGTTGGCGACCGACGACCTGCTCGGGTCTGCCGTCCTCGACGCGCTCGAGGACAACGGCGTCCTGGTGTTCCCCCGGCTGGGACTCGATCCCGAGGCGCAGGTGGCGTTCTGTAGGCGCCTCGGCGAGATCGATCACTCGTCGGACGGGCACCACCCGGTGCCCGGCATCTATCCGGTCACCCTCGACACGAAGAAGAACGCGTCGGCGGCTTATCTGCGGGCGACGTTCGACTGGCATATCGACGGGTGCACACCGCTGCACGACGAATGCCCGCAGAAAGCCACCGTGTTGTCTGCCAAGCAGGTCGCCGACCGTGGGGGAGAGACAGAGTTCGCCAACTCCTACGCGGCCTTCGAAGCCTTCACCGAGGACGAGAAGCGGCGGTTCTTGACGCTGACGGTGGTGCACTCGCTGGAGGCGTCGCAGAGCCGCGTGAACCCCAACCCGTCCCCGGAGGAACTGAGGCGCTGGCGGTCCCGCCCGACTCACGAACATCCACTGGTGTGGACGCATCGGAGCGGACGGAAATCGCTGGTGCTGGGCGCCTCGGCGCACTACGTCGTCGGGATGGACCGCGATGAAGGGCAGGCGCTGCTGGCTGAGCTGCTCGAGCGCGCGACGCAACCCCATCTGGTGTACAGCCACCTCTGGTCGGTGGGTGACACGGTGATCTGGGACAACAACGGCGTCCTGCACCGCGCTGCGCCGTATGACCCCGACTCGCCGCGCGAGATGCTGCGCACTACGGTGCTCGGCGACGAGCCGATCCAGTAG
- a CDS encoding ferredoxin, with the protein MKVTVDEDRCAGHGMCLTLCPEVFDMTDDGWAVAAPGDVPAELEFAAREAIENCPERAISEIN; encoded by the coding sequence ATGAAGGTCACGGTCGACGAGGATCGTTGCGCCGGCCACGGGATGTGCCTCACGTTGTGTCCCGAGGTGTTCGACATGACCGACGACGGCTGGGCGGTGGCTGCTCCGGGTGACGTCCCTGCCGAACTTGAGTTCGCGGCCAGGGAGGCGATCGAGAATTGTCCGGAGCGTGCGATCAGCGAAATCAATTGA
- a CDS encoding ferredoxin produces the protein MTQKIEVDFGLCESNGVCMGIIPEVFELDDEDYLHVLQDEVTPENEQQVRESVRQCPRQAIFLKDE, from the coding sequence GTGACGCAGAAGATCGAGGTCGACTTTGGGCTCTGTGAGAGCAACGGAGTGTGCATGGGGATCATCCCCGAGGTCTTCGAACTGGACGACGAGGATTACCTGCACGTACTTCAGGACGAGGTGACGCCGGAGAACGAGCAACAGGTCAGAGAGTCTGTGCGGCAGTGCCCCCGGCAGGCCATCTTCCTCAAGGACGAATGA
- a CDS encoding cytochrome P450, with amino-acid sequence MSEDLTTVDFFRDSRLTDDPYTFYEALRNKCPVAKEDHYGVTMVTGWQEAVDVYNDADTFSSCISVTGPFPGFPVPLEGLEDGDVTDLIVAHRDEIPFSDQLPTLDPPTHTNHRALLMRLITPKRLKENEDAMWQLADTNLDRFLAPGEGEFIKGFAGPFTLEVIADLLGVPHEDRADLLERLARGTHGSAVGNAEKTMNKTPLEHLYEVFATYVEDRRAEPRDDVLTGLATATFPDGTMPEVADVVRVATNVFSAGQETTVRLLSTALKVIGDNPDIQGRLRENRDLLGNFIEECLRIESPVKGDFRLSRTPTTIGDQPLGAGTTVMVINGAANRDPRRFEDPDSFDPDRKNARQHLAFGRGIHSCPGAPLARAETRVGLERLLDRTTDIRISESKHGPAGERRYQYIPTYILRGLTELHLEFDVK; translated from the coding sequence ATGAGTGAAGACCTCACGACGGTCGACTTCTTCCGGGACAGTCGACTGACCGATGACCCCTATACCTTCTACGAGGCGCTGCGCAACAAATGCCCGGTCGCCAAGGAAGACCACTACGGCGTCACGATGGTCACGGGGTGGCAGGAAGCCGTCGATGTGTACAACGACGCCGACACGTTCTCGTCCTGCATCTCGGTCACGGGCCCGTTTCCTGGATTCCCGGTACCCCTGGAGGGTTTGGAAGACGGAGACGTCACCGATCTGATCGTCGCGCACCGCGACGAGATACCGTTCAGCGACCAGCTGCCTACGTTGGATCCGCCGACGCACACGAACCACCGCGCGTTGCTCATGCGACTGATCACGCCCAAGCGCCTCAAGGAGAACGAGGACGCGATGTGGCAGCTGGCCGACACCAACCTCGACCGCTTCCTGGCGCCGGGCGAAGGCGAGTTCATCAAGGGTTTCGCCGGTCCGTTCACGCTCGAGGTCATCGCCGATCTGCTCGGTGTGCCCCATGAGGATCGCGCCGACCTCCTTGAGCGGCTCGCGCGAGGCACGCACGGCAGTGCAGTGGGCAATGCCGAGAAGACGATGAACAAGACCCCGCTGGAGCATCTGTACGAGGTGTTCGCGACCTATGTCGAGGACCGTCGTGCCGAACCCCGCGACGACGTACTGACCGGGCTGGCAACCGCGACATTCCCGGACGGGACGATGCCCGAGGTCGCCGACGTCGTGCGAGTGGCCACCAACGTGTTCTCCGCTGGGCAGGAGACGACGGTGCGGCTGCTGTCCACGGCGCTCAAGGTGATCGGCGACAACCCCGACATCCAGGGCAGACTGCGTGAAAACCGGGACTTGCTCGGCAATTTCATCGAGGAGTGCCTGCGCATCGAAAGCCCCGTCAAGGGTGACTTCCGGCTGTCGAGAACACCGACGACCATCGGTGACCAACCGCTCGGGGCGGGTACGACGGTGATGGTGATCAACGGGGCAGCCAACCGCGATCCGCGCCGCTTCGAAGACCCCGACAGCTTCGACCCCGACCGCAAGAACGCGCGTCAGCATCTGGCGTTCGGTCGTGGCATCCACAGCTGTCCGGGCGCGCCGCTCGCGCGCGCCGAGACGCGGGTGGGGCTGGAGCGTCTGCTGGATCGCACCACAGACATCCGGATCTCCGAAAGCAAGCACGGGCCGGCGGGCGAGAGGCGCTACCAGTACATCCCCACCTACATTCTGCGCGGCCTCACCGAACTGCACCTGGAATTCGACGTCAAATGA
- a CDS encoding carboxymuconolactone decarboxylase family protein, producing the protein MSGRQRLEPLAADEWDDGVRDALSPLLPAQRANPVDAGNVLGTLARHPDLARAYLQFNAHLLLKSTLSARVREVVVLRAALLRGSEYLWEHHIPLAERAGLTAAEIEGIRAAEPSSEQDRLVVRAVDELERHSTLTDATWTALRGQFDERQVLDLIFTAGCYGLLAVAVNTLGIEAEEPRQAADTCPR; encoded by the coding sequence ATGAGCGGCAGACAGCGCCTGGAACCACTGGCTGCGGATGAGTGGGACGACGGCGTTCGTGACGCCTTGAGCCCGCTGCTGCCAGCTCAACGCGCGAATCCCGTCGACGCGGGAAACGTGCTCGGCACACTCGCACGGCACCCGGACCTTGCCCGCGCGTACCTGCAGTTCAATGCCCACCTCTTGCTCAAGTCGACGTTGTCGGCCCGGGTGCGCGAAGTGGTCGTGCTCCGCGCGGCGCTGTTGCGTGGCTCGGAGTACCTGTGGGAACACCACATCCCGCTTGCCGAACGCGCAGGTCTGACGGCGGCCGAGATCGAGGGGATCCGCGCGGCGGAGCCGAGCAGCGAACAGGACCGGCTGGTGGTGCGCGCCGTCGACGAACTCGAGCGGCACAGTACTCTCACCGATGCCACCTGGACCGCGCTGCGGGGACAGTTCGACGAGCGCCAGGTGCTGGATCTCATCTTCACGGCCGGCTGTTACGGGCTACTCGCCGTCGCGGTGAACACGCTGGGGATCGAAGCTGAAGAGCCGCGACAGGCCGCCGACACATGCCCTCGTTGA
- a CDS encoding DUF1330 domain-containing protein: MAKGYVIITEDIKDAAGMAEYGKLASQTMANAKVLAFSPAVESLEGQWHGTQTVLLEFESVDAAKEWYYSDEYQAAAKLRQAAADCNGVIIAGF; this comes from the coding sequence GTGGCCAAAGGTTATGTGATCATCACCGAGGACATCAAAGACGCGGCAGGCATGGCCGAATACGGCAAGCTGGCCAGTCAGACCATGGCCAACGCGAAGGTGCTCGCGTTCAGCCCGGCGGTCGAATCGCTCGAGGGGCAGTGGCACGGCACCCAGACCGTGCTTCTGGAATTCGAATCGGTCGACGCGGCCAAGGAGTGGTACTACTCCGACGAATACCAGGCGGCCGCGAAACTGCGTCAAGCTGCGGCCGACTGCAACGGGGTCATCATCGCCGGCTTCTGA
- a CDS encoding aromatic ring-hydroxylating oxygenase subunit alpha, whose product MAKWPKPAEGSWTAHYPELGTGPVSFRDSTSPEFYELEREAIFKRAWLNVGRVEEVPRVGSHFTKEIEVAKTAVIVVKGRDGQIRAFYNICRHRGNKLVWNDFPNEEVKGTCRQFTCKYHGWRYGLDGELKFVQQPGEFFGLDNSQYGLKPVRCDVWNGFIFINLDPEPRQTLREFLGPMITALDDYPFELMTERYEFVAHNNSNWKIFADAFQEYYHVPSLHSQQVPTEVRQPNQTFECGHFQIDGPHRLVSTAGTRRWLLAPEFMYPVERATRSGLVGPWRTPETHQSLGLNPGGIEPWGITNFQIFPNLEILIYHGWYLLYRYWPTSYNTHKFEAYNAFHPARTVRERIEHEVASVVLKEFALQDAGMLGGTQAALEYGLDEPIVDDYPLNDQEILVRHLHKVSVDWVEQYKSERRPVGV is encoded by the coding sequence ATGGCCAAATGGCCCAAGCCTGCTGAAGGTAGCTGGACGGCGCACTACCCGGAACTCGGTACCGGGCCGGTGTCCTTCCGGGACTCGACCTCACCGGAATTCTATGAGCTCGAGCGGGAGGCGATCTTCAAGCGTGCCTGGCTCAACGTCGGTCGGGTCGAGGAGGTGCCCCGCGTCGGAAGTCATTTCACCAAGGAGATCGAGGTTGCGAAAACGGCTGTGATCGTCGTGAAGGGACGTGACGGACAGATCCGGGCCTTTTACAACATCTGCCGCCATCGCGGAAACAAACTGGTGTGGAACGACTTTCCGAATGAGGAGGTCAAGGGCACCTGCCGTCAGTTCACCTGCAAATACCACGGGTGGCGCTACGGTCTCGACGGCGAGCTGAAGTTCGTGCAGCAGCCCGGCGAGTTCTTCGGTCTCGACAATTCGCAGTACGGCCTCAAGCCGGTCCGGTGTGACGTCTGGAACGGTTTCATCTTCATCAATCTCGATCCCGAGCCGCGGCAGACCCTGCGGGAGTTCCTGGGGCCGATGATCACCGCCCTGGACGACTATCCATTCGAATTGATGACCGAGCGTTACGAATTCGTCGCCCACAACAACAGCAATTGGAAGATCTTCGCGGACGCATTCCAGGAGTACTACCACGTGCCGTCGTTGCACTCGCAGCAGGTGCCGACCGAGGTGCGTCAACCGAACCAGACCTTCGAATGCGGGCACTTCCAGATCGACGGGCCGCACCGCCTGGTGTCCACGGCAGGCACGCGGCGCTGGCTGCTCGCACCGGAGTTCATGTATCCGGTCGAGCGAGCCACCCGCAGTGGGCTTGTCGGGCCGTGGCGCACCCCGGAGACCCACCAGTCGCTCGGGCTGAACCCCGGCGGCATCGAACCGTGGGGCATCACGAACTTCCAGATATTCCCGAACCTGGAGATCCTGATCTACCACGGCTGGTACCTGCTGTACCGCTACTGGCCCACCTCGTACAACACGCACAAATTCGAGGCCTACAACGCGTTTCATCCGGCCCGCACCGTTCGCGAGCGCATCGAACACGAGGTGGCGTCGGTGGTCCTCAAGGAATTCGCGCTCCAGGACGCGGGCATGCTCGGCGGCACCCAGGCAGCGCTGGAATACGGCCTGGACGAGCCGATAGTCGACGACTACCCGCTCAACGACCAGGAGATCCTCGTCCGGCACCTGCACAAGGTGTCCGTCGACTGGGTGGAGCAGTACAAGTCCGAACGCCGCCCGGTGGGGGTGTGA